From the genome of Vanessa atalanta chromosome 30, ilVanAtal1.2, whole genome shotgun sequence, one region includes:
- the LOC125075432 gene encoding uncharacterized protein LOC125075432, which yields MTITGCRIPLFRKPPLVWPTKIITDQYATKISPAMTQVILELVDQNILQEVRAKSPSFISKLFLRKKSDGSMRPIFDLRELNKYVKTKHFHLISHTDVPDFLQPGDWMIKIDISQAYFHVPMAKSHRPFLRISYQNRIYEMTCLPFGLASAPHLFSSITCWVAETLRAKDCRVLVYLDDFLLVHQDRTKLSLQAAEAVRHLEVLGWKVNFQKSVLTPTQDLEYLGIRWLTAKNKMVLPNQKIKCINSALEQIMQKPHMSLRQLQTILGQLNFANFVIPRGRLHCRNSQIFLRRFDKKLPRQVQRIPQNVYREMVWWRGATHHSLPIHKKPATHFLATDASDVGWGAQLDGKVMSGSWSLYQRRWHSNKKELFAVFAAIKMNSKILVKSHVLIQSDNRTLIAYIRKEGGTKSLALLELTFKLLQLADKFKITLSAYYLPGRYNIIADRLSRGKHPAEWHLIADATAEVFQKWGYPEIDLFASKNTAVVRNYVSIDCKDRSACYTDAFSKPWNYRVAWVFPPPSLLPRVLAHLNNAKGTYLVVAPDWPQVFWLQDLKSRALEPPHELQNLSEVLIDMTTSQPPPQVQTLALKVWKIGGGANK from the coding sequence ATGACAATCACGGGATGCCGTATACCCCTATTCAGAAAACCCCCCCTTGTTTGGCCTACAAAAATTATAACGGACCAGTATGCAACCAAAATTTCTCCTGCCATGACACAAGTAATTCTCGAACTAGTggatcaaaatattcttcaagaAGTCCGGGCAAAATCTCCAAGTTTCATCTCCAAACTTTTTCTCCGGAAGAAAAGCGATGGATCGATGCGCCCAATATTCGATCTCCGGgaactaaacaaatatgtaaaaacaaaacactttcACTTGATTTCCCATACAGATGTGCCAGACTTTCTCCAACCTGGAGACTGGATGATAAAGATCGACATTTCGCAGGCTTATTTTCATGTCCCTATGGCAAAATCACACAGACCCTTCCTCAGAATCAGTTATCAGAACCGTATTTACGAGATGACGTGCCTACCTTTCGGTCTAGCTTCTGCTCCGCACCTTTTTTCTTCCATCACATGCTGGGTCGCGGAGACCCTGCGTGCGAAAGATTGTCGAGTGCTAGTCTATCTAGACGACTTTCTTCTGGTGCACCAAGACCGAACCAAGTTAAGTCTTCAGGCCGCGGAGGCCGTGAGACACTTGGAAGTGTTGGGTTGGAAAGTGAATTTCCAGAAATCGGTCCTAACTCCAACACAAGACTTGGAATATTTAGGGATACGATGGCTAACGGCCAAGAACAAAATGGTCTTACCAAATCAGAAAATAAAATGCATCAACAGCGCCCTAGAACAGATTATGCAAAAGCCACACATGAGTCTAcgacaattacaaacaattttggGGCAGCTGAACTTTGCCAACTTTGTAATTCCACGGGGCAGACTACACTGTCGCAATTCCCAAATATTCTTGCGACGCTTCGACAAGAAACTACCCCGTCAAGTGCAACGTATCCCTCAGAATGTTTATCGAGAGATGGTGTGGTGGCGCGGAGCCACACATCACTCGTTACCGATACACAAAAAACCAGCTACCCACTTCCTTGCAACGGATGCCTCAGACGTGGGTTGGGGCGCTCAACTGGATGGGAAAGTGATGTCAGGGAGCTGGTCACTCTACCAAAGGAGGTGGCACAGCAACAAAAAAGAATTATTCGCCGTTTTTGCGGCTATCAAAATGAActcaaaaatattagtaaagtcACATGTACTGATCCAATCCGACAATCGAACACTGATAGCGTATATCCGGAAAGAAGGCGGAACCAAATCTTTAGCGTTGCTGGAACTGACATTCAAACTTCTCCAACTAGCGGACAAATTCAAAATAACGCTGTCAGCATATTACCTCCCGGGGAGGTACAACATAATCGCGGACAGATTATCTCGAGGAAAACATCCGGCAGAATGGCACCTGATAGCCGATGCGACAGCGGAAGTCTTCCAAAAATGGGGGTATCCCGAAATAGATCTGTTCGCGTCAAAAAATACAGCTGTTGTACGAAACTACGTATCAATAGACTGCAAAGATCGATCGGCATGTTATACAGACGCCTTCAGCAAACCTTGGAATTACCGGGTTGCCTGGGTTTTTCCACCTCCCAGCCTATTACCCAGAGTGTTAGCTCATCTGAACAACGCCAAGGGAACTTATCTTGTAGTGGCCCCAGACTGGCCTCAGGTGTTCTGGCTACAAGACCTGAAATCGAGGGCACTAGAGCCACCGCACGAGCTACAGAACCTCTCGGAAGTGCTCATAGATATGACAACATCGCAACCTCCTCCACAAGTGCAAACATTAGCCCTGAAGGTCTGGAAAATTGGGGGTGGGGCGAACAAATAA